One Hevea brasiliensis isolate MT/VB/25A 57/8 chromosome 5, ASM3005281v1, whole genome shotgun sequence genomic region harbors:
- the LOC110669940 gene encoding myb family transcription factor APL isoform X2 — translation MFQRPIRPHPGGAGPAGGNGIVSHQEDIQVQRQNQNHTTNNQKIGAAEPCLVLTSDPKPRLRWTSDLHERFVDAVTQLGGANKATPKAIMRTMNVKGLTLFHLKSHLQKYRLGKQSGKDIGEASKDGLSGSCLLESTGGSNSSPTVTTSDMNEGYEVKEALRVQMEVQSKLYLQVEAQKHLQIRQDAEQRYLAMLERACKMLADQFIGGAVVDTDGQKGSGNKTPRNASHDPLGFYSLQSEAVAEVRGPEEGPSSLHQQGADYSTESCLTSNESHGGLTLEGSPAGSNKQMLSLDSTTASLIWNEVKVRTSGVNMSPVDPHGINGYGVWS, via the exons ATGTTTCAGAGGCCAATTCGGCCCCACCCCGGCGGTGCTGGACCTGCTGGTGGGAATGGGATAGTGAGTCATCAGGAAGATATACAAGTCCAAAGGCAAAATCAGAATCACACTACTAATAATCAAAAAATTGGAGCAGCAGAGCCATGCCTTGTCTTGACTTCAGATCCCAAACCTCGCCTCCGTTGGACTTCCGATCTTCACGAACGATTCGTTGACGCCGTCACTCAGCTCGGTGGTGCCAATA AAGCTACACCAAAGGCCATCATGCGGACAATGAATGTAAAGGGACTTACACTCTTCCATTTAAAAAGTCACCTCCag AAATACAGACTGGGTAAGCAATCAGGGAAGGATATTGGTGAAGCATCCAAAGATG GGTTGTCTGGCTCGTGCCTTTTAGAAAGCACTGGGGGCAGTAATTCTTCACCAACTGTTACTACTTCTGATATGAATGA GGGTTATGAAGTCAAGGAGGCATTAAGAGTGCAAATGGAAGTCCAAAGTAAATTATATCTACAAGTTGAG GCACAGAAGCATTTGCAAATTCGCCAGGATGCAGAACAAAGATATTTGGCCATGCTTGAGAGGGCTTGTAAGATGCTTGCTGATCAATTTATTGGAGGTGCAGTTGTTGACACCGATGGCCAGAAGGGTTCAGGGAATAAGACACCAAGAAATGCCTCCCATGATCCGCTTGGCTTTTACTCCTTGCAAAGTGAAGCAGTGGCTGAAGTGCGTGGCCCAGAAGAAGGACCCTCTAGTCTGCATCAACAGGGGGCTGATTACTCCACTGAGAGCTGCCTCACTTCAAATGAGAGTCATGGAGGACTTACTTTGGAAGGATCTCCAGCTGGAAGTAACAAACAGATGCTGAGCCTGGATTCCACGACAGCATCTCTGATTTGGAATGAAGTGAAGGTAAGAACCTCGGGGGTTAACATGAGCCCAGTTGATCCCCATGGGATCAATGGGTATGGTGTATGGAGCTGA
- the LOC110669940 gene encoding myb family transcription factor PHL8 isoform X1: MFQRPIRPHPGGAGPAGGNGIVSHQEDIQVQRQNQNHTTNNQKIGAAEPCLVLTSDPKPRLRWTSDLHERFVDAVTQLGGANKATPKAIMRTMNVKGLTLFHLKSHLQKYRLGKQSGKDIGEASKDVTSSPFPEGLSGSCLLESTGGSNSSPTVTTSDMNEGYEVKEALRVQMEVQSKLYLQVEAQKHLQIRQDAEQRYLAMLERACKMLADQFIGGAVVDTDGQKGSGNKTPRNASHDPLGFYSLQSEAVAEVRGPEEGPSSLHQQGADYSTESCLTSNESHGGLTLEGSPAGSNKQMLSLDSTTASLIWNEVKVRTSGVNMSPVDPHGINGYGVWS; this comes from the exons ATGTTTCAGAGGCCAATTCGGCCCCACCCCGGCGGTGCTGGACCTGCTGGTGGGAATGGGATAGTGAGTCATCAGGAAGATATACAAGTCCAAAGGCAAAATCAGAATCACACTACTAATAATCAAAAAATTGGAGCAGCAGAGCCATGCCTTGTCTTGACTTCAGATCCCAAACCTCGCCTCCGTTGGACTTCCGATCTTCACGAACGATTCGTTGACGCCGTCACTCAGCTCGGTGGTGCCAATA AAGCTACACCAAAGGCCATCATGCGGACAATGAATGTAAAGGGACTTACACTCTTCCATTTAAAAAGTCACCTCCag AAATACAGACTGGGTAAGCAATCAGGGAAGGATATTGGTGAAGCATCCAAAGATG TGACTTCTTCCCCATTTCCTGAAGGGTTGTCTGGCTCGTGCCTTTTAGAAAGCACTGGGGGCAGTAATTCTTCACCAACTGTTACTACTTCTGATATGAATGA GGGTTATGAAGTCAAGGAGGCATTAAGAGTGCAAATGGAAGTCCAAAGTAAATTATATCTACAAGTTGAG GCACAGAAGCATTTGCAAATTCGCCAGGATGCAGAACAAAGATATTTGGCCATGCTTGAGAGGGCTTGTAAGATGCTTGCTGATCAATTTATTGGAGGTGCAGTTGTTGACACCGATGGCCAGAAGGGTTCAGGGAATAAGACACCAAGAAATGCCTCCCATGATCCGCTTGGCTTTTACTCCTTGCAAAGTGAAGCAGTGGCTGAAGTGCGTGGCCCAGAAGAAGGACCCTCTAGTCTGCATCAACAGGGGGCTGATTACTCCACTGAGAGCTGCCTCACTTCAAATGAGAGTCATGGAGGACTTACTTTGGAAGGATCTCCAGCTGGAAGTAACAAACAGATGCTGAGCCTGGATTCCACGACAGCATCTCTGATTTGGAATGAAGTGAAGGTAAGAACCTCGGGGGTTAACATGAGCCCAGTTGATCCCCATGGGATCAATGGGTATGGTGTATGGAGCTGA